One genomic window of Tachypleus tridentatus isolate NWPU-2018 chromosome 12, ASM421037v1, whole genome shotgun sequence includes the following:
- the LOC143233308 gene encoding G-protein coupled receptor dmsr-1-like, with amino-acid sequence MEMTYQINTSDLIYLLAYLNNTVYSNETLSWPSQPDEETVKPYYGDHLETFKARYIPIHGYLSLIICIFGIMTNILNIIVLTRNNMVSPTNAILTGLAVADMFVMASYVPFTIHTHIHSYQQQEDKYSYAWAVFTLFHAHFTVVCHTISIWLTVTLAIWRFLAVSFPANSKKWCTMVRAECAIISTYVTCALFCIPMYLTFTISEEQKDTLQYKVNFSAIATRNNHFLEKTNFWVFSVLTKLVPCVLLTGLSVGLIRVLYEADVRKKRLKNRASSDKSSDRTTRMLLAVLLLFLITEFPSGILALLSGILGKPFFFNVYLNFGEVMDMLALINSGVNFVLYCSMSRLFRKTFAELFTPKIVSKWMSVPNEPTTFATTCV; translated from the coding sequence ATGGAAATGACATATCAGATCAATACTTCCGATTTAATCTACTTGTTGGCTTACCTTAACAATACCGTCTACTCGAACGAAACTCTTTCCTGGCCCAGCCAGCCAGATGAAGAAACCGTGAAACCCTACTACGGCGATCACTTGGAAACCTTTAAGGCAAGATACATTCCAATTCATGGATATCTGAGTCTCATAATTTGTATCTTTGGAATCATGACAAACATCTTGAATATCATAGTTTTAACCAGAAACAACATGGTGTCTCCAACTAACGCTATACTAACGGGTTTGGCTGTAGCCGACATGTTTGTTATGGCGTCCTACGTTCCATTTACCATTCACACCCACATCCATTCTTATCAACAACAAGAAGATAAGTATTCGTACGCATGGGCCGTTTTCACACTTTTTCATGcgcattttactgtcgtgtgtcaCACCATCTCCATCTGGCTGACGGTTACGTTAGCCATCTGGAGGTTCTTGGCTGTCAGTTTCCCTGCCAATAGCAAGAAATGGTGTACCATGGTTAGAGCAGAATGTGCCATCATTTCTACATACGTGACGTGCGCATTATTTTGTATACCGATGTATTTAACATTTACCATATCAGAGGAACAAAAGGACACGTTACAGTACAAAGTAAACTTTAGCGCTATTGCCACCAGAAATAACCATTTCCtggaaaaaacaaacttctgGGTCTTTAGCGTTTTGACAAAGCTGGTACCGTGCGTTCTACTTACCGGACTCAGCGTTGGACTCATCCGTGTTCTCTACGAGGCGGATGTGCGTAAAAAGAGGCTGAAAAACAGAGCCAGCAGCGACAAGTCCTCGGACCGAACTACCAGGATGCTACTGGCCGTGCTTCTGCTCTTCCTTATTACCGAGTTTCCGTCGGGAATCCTCGCCTTGTTGAGTGGTATTCTCGGCAAGCCATTTTTCTTCAACGTGTACCTCAACTTTGGAGAAGTAATGGATATGCTAGCGTTGATCAACAGTGGTGTGAACTTTGTTCTCTATTGTTCCATGAGCAGACTGTTTCGTAAGACTTTCGCTGAACTTTTCACTCCAAAAATTGTGTCGAAATGGATGTCTGTACCCAACGAACCCACTACCTTCGCTACTACTTGTGTGTAg